A single region of the Grus americana isolate bGruAme1 chromosome 3, bGruAme1.mat, whole genome shotgun sequence genome encodes:
- the BMP2 gene encoding bone morphogenetic protein 2 isoform X1 produces MVAATRSLLALLLCQVLLGGAAGLMPEVGRRRFSEPGRAASAAQRPEDLLSEFELRLLHMFGLKRRPSPGKDVVIPPYMLDLYRLHAGQQLGQPPALGYPLERAASRANTVRSFHHEEVLEELPETSGKTARRFFFNLTSIPNEESITSAELQIFRKQVHGAFENNSSYHHRINIYEIIKPATATSKDPVTRLLDTRLVHHNASKWESFDVTPAVLRWIAHGQPNHGFVVEVVHLDKENSASKRHVRISRSLHQDEDSWSQLRPLLVTFGHDGKGHPLHKREKRQAKHKQRKRHKYSCKRHPLYVDFNDVGWNDWIVAPPGYSAFYCHGECPFPLADHLNSTNHAIVQTLVNSVNSKIPKACCVPTELSAISMLYLDENEKVVLKNYQDMVVEGCGCR; encoded by the exons ATGGTTGCCGCGACCCGCTCCCTCCTGgcgctgctgctctgccaggtgcTGCTGGGCGGCGCGGCCGGCCTCATGCCGGAGGTGGGCCGGCGGCGCTTCAGCGAGCCGGGCCGCGCCGCCTCGGCCGCGCAGCGCCCCGAGGACCTCCTCAGCGAGTTCGAGCTGCGCCTGCTCCACATGTTCGGGCTGAAGCGGCGGCCCAGCCCCGGCAAGGACGTCGTCATCCCCCCCTACATGCTGGACCTCTACCGCCTGCACGCGggccagcagctggggcagccGCCGGCCCTCGGCTACCCGCTGGAGAGGGCCGCCAGCCGCGCCAACACCGTCCGCAGCTTCCACCACGAAG AAGTTTTGGAAGAACTGCCAGAAACAAGTGGGAAAACAGCACGGCGTTTCTTCTTTAATTTAACTTCCATCCCTAACGAGGAGTCTATCACCTCAGCTGAACTCCAGATTTTTCGGAAACAGGTGCACGGAGCCTTTGAGAACAACAGCAGCTACCATCACCGtattaatatttatgaaattataAAGCCAGCCACAGCCACCTCTAAGGACCCTGTCACAAGACTTTTGGACACCAGGTTGGTGCATCATAATGCAAGTAAATGGGAAAGTTTTGATGTAACGCCAGCTGTTTTGAGGTGGATTGCACATGGACAACCTAATCATGGGTTTGTGGTAGAGGTGGTTCACTTGGACAAAGAGAACAGTGCCTCCAAGAGGCACGTTAGGATTAGCAGGTCTTTACATCAGGATGAAGATAGCTGGTCTCAGCTCAGGCCATTATTAGTAACGTTTGGGCATGATGGCAAGGGACACCCGcttcataaaagagaaaagcgtcaagcaaaacacaaacagcGTAAACGCCACAAATACAGTTGCAAAAGGCATCCGTTATATGTGGACTTCAATGATGTGGGGTGGAATGACTGGATTGTTGCCCCACCGGGGTATAGTGCCTTTTACTGCCACGGGGAATGTCCTTTTCCACTGGCAGATCATCTAAACTCAACAAACCATGCCATTGTTCAGACTTTGGTCAATTCAGTGAATTCCAAAATCCCCAAGGCTTGCTGTGTGCCGACAGAACTGAGTGCTATTTCCATGCTCTACCTTGATGAGAATGAAAAAGTTGTATTAAAGAACTATCAAGACATGGTTGTGGAGGGTTGTGGGTGCCGCTAA